One Streptomyces mobaraensis NBRC 13819 = DSM 40847 DNA segment encodes these proteins:
- a CDS encoding 3-hydroxyacyl-CoA dehydrogenase family protein yields MDRQSTVPPSPATGRTPTGRTAAEATAPAGPLRSVAVVGLGTMGSGIAEALVRAGREVVGIDVSAEAAGRAVESLTAATARAVTRGKLTEDERRAALGRFRTSADLADAAGADLVIEVVPEDYALKHDVFTALDGIVAPTAILATGTNALSVTRLAADSAHPERVLGLHFFNPAPAMKLVEVVSSVLTAPSAVAAVTELAHELGKEPVAVGDRPGFVADGLLFGYLNQAAAMYESRYASREDIDAAMKLGCGLPMGPLALLDLIGVDTARTVLEAMYAASRDRLHAPAPILGQLAAAGLTGRKAGRGFYTYAAPGSSETVPDAETPGASGTGTAGRPVRSVGVVGSGTMASGIAEVFARAGLPVVLAARTADKAEGARARVAASLARSVEKGRITAGQRDAALELITPAGSLDALAEVDLAVEAVAEDLAVKRELFTALDKVCRSGAVLATTTSSLPVIACARATSRPQDVVGMHFFNPAPAMKLVEVVRTVLTADDAHATVREVCAAVRKHPVDCGDRAGFIVNALLFPYLNNAVKMVQEHYASPDDIDTAMKLGGGYPMGPFELLDVVGLDVSLAIERVLHREFRDPGLAPAPLLEHLVAAGCLGRKTGRGFREYARA; encoded by the coding sequence ATGGACCGTCAGTCCACCGTCCCGCCGTCCCCCGCCACCGGCCGTACCCCCACCGGCCGTACCGCCGCCGAGGCCACCGCCCCCGCCGGCCCGCTGCGGTCCGTCGCCGTCGTCGGCCTCGGCACCATGGGCTCCGGCATCGCCGAGGCCCTGGTGCGGGCCGGCCGCGAGGTGGTCGGCATCGACGTCAGCGCCGAGGCGGCCGGCCGAGCCGTCGAGTCGCTCACCGCCGCCACCGCCCGCGCGGTCACCCGCGGCAAGCTGACCGAGGACGAACGCCGGGCCGCCCTGGGCCGGTTCCGCACCTCCGCCGACCTCGCCGACGCCGCCGGCGCCGACCTGGTGATCGAGGTCGTGCCCGAGGACTACGCGCTCAAGCACGACGTCTTCACCGCCCTCGACGGAATCGTCGCGCCCACGGCGATCCTGGCCACCGGCACCAACGCACTGTCCGTCACCCGCCTCGCCGCCGACTCCGCCCATCCCGAACGGGTGCTCGGCCTGCACTTCTTCAACCCCGCGCCGGCGATGAAGCTGGTGGAGGTGGTCTCCTCGGTGCTCACCGCCCCGAGCGCGGTCGCCGCCGTCACCGAACTCGCCCACGAGCTGGGCAAGGAGCCGGTCGCGGTGGGCGACCGGCCCGGATTCGTCGCGGACGGGCTGCTGTTCGGCTACCTCAACCAGGCCGCCGCCATGTACGAGTCGCGGTACGCGTCCCGCGAGGACATCGACGCCGCGATGAAGCTGGGCTGCGGGTTGCCGATGGGACCGCTGGCCCTGCTGGACCTGATCGGCGTCGACACCGCCCGGACCGTGCTGGAGGCCATGTACGCGGCCTCGCGCGACCGGCTGCACGCGCCCGCGCCGATCCTCGGGCAGCTGGCCGCGGCCGGGCTGACCGGCCGCAAGGCGGGCCGCGGCTTCTACACGTACGCGGCGCCGGGCTCGTCGGAGACCGTCCCGGACGCGGAGACGCCCGGGGCGTCCGGCACCGGGACGGCCGGCCGGCCCGTGCGCTCCGTCGGCGTCGTCGGCTCCGGGACGATGGCGAGCGGCATCGCCGAGGTCTTCGCCCGGGCGGGCCTCCCGGTGGTGCTCGCCGCCCGCACCGCCGACAAGGCGGAGGGCGCCCGCGCCCGGGTCGCGGCGTCACTGGCCCGCTCGGTGGAGAAGGGCCGGATCACCGCCGGGCAGCGCGACGCGGCCCTGGAACTGATCACCCCGGCCGGCTCCCTGGACGCCCTCGCGGAGGTGGACCTGGCCGTGGAGGCGGTGGCCGAGGACCTCGCCGTCAAGCGGGAGCTGTTCACCGCGCTCGACAAGGTGTGCCGATCCGGAGCCGTCCTGGCCACCACCACCTCCTCGCTGCCGGTGATCGCCTGCGCCCGGGCGACGTCCCGCCCGCAGGACGTCGTGGGCATGCACTTCTTCAACCCGGCGCCCGCGATGAAGCTGGTGGAGGTGGTGCGGACGGTGCTGACGGCGGACGACGCCCACGCCACCGTCCGCGAGGTCTGCGCGGCCGTCCGCAAGCACCCGGTGGACTGCGGGGACCGCGCCGGGTTCATCGTCAACGCGCTGCTGTTCCCGTACCTCAACAACGCGGTGAAGATGGTGCAGGAGCACTACGCCTCGCCGGACGACATCGACACCGCCATGAAGCTCGGCGGCGGCTACCCGATGGGCCCCTTCGAACTCCTCGACGTGGTCGGCCTGGACGTCTCGCTCGCCATCGAGCGCGTCCTGCACCGCGAGTTCCGCGACCCGGGCCTCGCACCCGCGCCCCTGCTGGAACACCTGGTCGCGGCGGGCTGCCTCGGCCGCAAGACGGGACGCGGCTTCCGCGAGTATGCGCGGGCCTGA
- a CDS encoding gamma carbonic anhydrase family protein, whose protein sequence is MIAETQGIRIRHRGHEPQVDPTAYVAPTATLVGDVRVGPRARVMYGAVLDAEGARIEVGEAAVICENAVLRGSAVAGDQPVLVGDHVFVGPHATLLGCEVGRCVYVATAATVLQSARLGAGSVVAVGALVHARTVLPGEYFVPPHTVALDTPVRLVAPGDPGLAEAVGRVGFAHVAFGVDMEWTDRISRYEHIAEVRVAEFGTHWDDEVVNPG, encoded by the coding sequence GTGATCGCTGAAACGCAAGGAATCCGCATCCGGCATCGCGGACATGAACCGCAGGTCGATCCCACCGCCTACGTCGCGCCGACGGCCACGCTGGTCGGTGATGTGCGCGTGGGACCGAGGGCGCGCGTGATGTACGGTGCGGTGCTCGACGCCGAGGGGGCTCGGATCGAGGTCGGGGAGGCGGCGGTGATCTGCGAGAACGCGGTGTTGCGCGGGTCTGCGGTCGCCGGCGATCAGCCGGTGCTTGTCGGCGACCACGTCTTCGTGGGGCCGCACGCCACGCTGCTGGGCTGCGAGGTCGGCAGGTGCGTCTATGTGGCGACCGCGGCGACGGTCCTGCAGAGCGCGCGGTTGGGGGCCGGCTCGGTTGTCGCTGTCGGCGCGCTCGTCCATGCGCGCACCGTTCTGCCGGGCGAGTACTTCGTGCCGCCGCACACCGTGGCGCTTGACACGCCGGTGCGGCTGGTGGCCCCGGGCGATCCGGGCCTGGCCGAGGCCGTCGGCCGGGTGGGCTTCGCGCACGTGGCGTTCGGTGTCGACATGGAGTGGACCGACCGGATCAGCCGGTACGAGCACATCGCGGAGGTGCGCGTCGCCGAGTTCGGCACGCACTGGGACGACGAGGTTGTGAATCCCGGCTAG
- a CDS encoding HEAT repeat domain-containing protein encodes MEEEFRVLLKRVRAELVSPAEFTAYERLLALARTDGRAARDELAEVLVAPEQPLWAREIAAFALGVQGDRRAFETLVLLLNYREPVRCATAAYALARLRDPRTARAAAALATNPLRTAYAVHPVRLLTELRAPESVPALLSTLERLLAARDHCWPVARACVEGLGLLGDRRAEATLVAAREHERLRPAAIVALARLNGRPLPTVRARNGPRG; translated from the coding sequence ATGGAAGAGGAATTCCGCGTACTGCTGAAGCGGGTGCGGGCCGAACTGGTCTCCCCGGCCGAGTTCACGGCGTACGAACGGCTGCTGGCCCTCGCGCGCACCGACGGCCGCGCCGCCCGCGACGAGCTCGCGGAGGTACTGGTCGCCCCCGAACAGCCGCTCTGGGCCCGGGAGATCGCCGCCTTCGCGCTCGGCGTCCAGGGGGACCGGCGGGCCTTCGAGACGCTGGTGCTGCTGCTCAACTACCGGGAGCCGGTGCGGTGCGCCACCGCGGCGTACGCGCTCGCGCGGCTGCGCGACCCGCGGACGGCCCGCGCCGCCGCCGCCCTCGCCACCAACCCGCTGCGGACCGCGTACGCCGTCCACCCCGTCCGGCTGCTGACCGAGCTGCGCGCGCCCGAGTCCGTGCCCGCCCTCCTCTCCACGTTGGAGCGGCTGTTGGCCGCGCGGGACCACTGCTGGCCGGTCGCCCGGGCGTGTGTCGAGGGACTGGGTCTGCTCGGGGACCGGCGGGCCGAGGCGACCCTGGTCGCGGCGCGCGAGCACGAGCGGCTGCGGCCGGCGGCGATAGTGGCCCTCGCCCGGCTCAACGGCCGGCCCCTCCCGACGGTGCGCGCGCGCAACGGGCCGCGGGGGTGA
- a CDS encoding MFS transporter — protein sequence MPKGSSAAVRRDGSDARAAADSRHPALSRAAERRRASRSRRTDVTVTDERLVRRAVKAAALGNAMEWFDFGVYSYLAVTIGDVFFPSGDGAVRLLSSLATFAVAFLVRPLGGLFFGPLGDRVGRKRVLALTMVLMAAGTFAIGLIPSYAAIGFWSPVLLILLRMLQGFSTGGEYGGASTFIAEYAPDKRRGYYGSFLEFGTLAGYVGAAGLVTLMSAWLGGDGMREWGWRVPFLVAGPLGLVGLYLRLRLEDTPAFRKLTEEPADRSRHREATAGLREIFTTQRSRLALCVVLAGAYGITDYMLLSYLPTYLTDRLGYDDAHGVAVLVVTMLLLMCVITTVGRLSDRVGRKPLLMAGMGGFVVLSVPAFLLIGQGSLLAVLGGMLLLGLPLVCLLGTMSAALPALFPTRVRYGSLSIGYNLSTSLFGGTTPLITTGLIHASGSDLAPAWYAAGAALVGVAAVARMKETAGRPLEGSPPSVATEEEAAGIAAGRTPDDGATV from the coding sequence TTGCCAAAAGGCAGCAGCGCCGCGGTCCGGCGCGACGGCAGCGATGCGAGGGCCGCGGCCGACAGCCGGCACCCGGCGCTCTCCCGGGCGGCCGAACGCCGTCGCGCCTCCCGCTCGCGGCGCACGGACGTCACGGTCACGGACGAGCGGCTGGTGAGACGCGCGGTGAAGGCGGCGGCGCTCGGCAACGCCATGGAGTGGTTCGACTTCGGCGTCTACAGCTACCTCGCCGTGACGATCGGCGACGTCTTCTTCCCGTCCGGCGACGGCGCGGTGCGGCTGCTGTCGTCCCTGGCCACCTTCGCCGTGGCCTTCCTCGTACGACCGCTCGGCGGGCTGTTCTTCGGGCCGCTCGGCGACCGCGTCGGCCGCAAGCGGGTGCTGGCGCTGACGATGGTGCTGATGGCCGCCGGCACGTTCGCCATCGGCCTGATCCCCTCCTACGCGGCCATCGGATTCTGGTCCCCGGTCCTGCTGATCCTGCTCCGGATGCTCCAGGGCTTCTCCACCGGGGGCGAATACGGCGGCGCCTCCACCTTCATCGCCGAGTACGCGCCCGACAAACGCCGTGGGTACTACGGCAGTTTCCTCGAATTCGGCACCCTCGCCGGTTACGTCGGCGCCGCCGGACTCGTCACGCTCATGAGCGCGTGGCTGGGCGGCGACGGGATGCGGGAGTGGGGGTGGCGCGTCCCCTTCCTCGTCGCCGGACCGCTCGGGCTCGTCGGCCTGTACCTGCGGCTGCGGCTGGAGGACACGCCGGCCTTCCGGAAACTGACCGAGGAGCCCGCCGACCGGAGCCGTCACCGGGAGGCGACGGCCGGGCTACGGGAGATCTTCACCACGCAACGATCCCGGCTGGCCCTGTGCGTCGTCCTGGCCGGCGCCTACGGCATCACCGACTACATGCTGCTCTCCTACCTGCCCACCTACCTGACCGACCGGCTGGGGTACGACGACGCGCACGGCGTGGCCGTCCTCGTCGTGACGATGCTGCTGCTGATGTGCGTCATCACGACGGTGGGCCGGCTCAGCGACCGCGTGGGCCGGAAACCGCTGCTGATGGCGGGTATGGGCGGCTTCGTCGTGCTGTCGGTACCGGCGTTTCTGCTGATCGGACAGGGGAGTCTGCTCGCCGTGCTCGGCGGCATGCTCCTGCTCGGCCTTCCCCTGGTCTGCCTGCTCGGCACGATGTCGGCCGCGCTCCCCGCCCTCTTCCCCACCCGCGTCCGCTACGGCTCCCTCTCCATCGGCTACAACCTCTCCACCTCCCTCTTCGGCGGCACCACCCCGCTGATCACCACCGGCCTGATCCACGCCTCCGGCAGCGACCTGGCCCCCGCCTGGTACGCGGCGGGCGCGGCCCTCGTCGGCGTGGCCGCGGTGGCCCGCATGAAGGAGACGGCCGGCCGGCCGCTGGAAGGGTCGCCGCCGTCGGTGGCGACGGAGGAGGAAGCGGCGGGGATCGCGGCCGGCCGGACGCCGGACGACGGCGCCACGGTGTGA
- a CDS encoding TetR family transcriptional regulator, translating into MSQPAKSVRSPRGTATSGSEEPGPPGPRPSPSSPAPEAAGSRRAAAQRLTMRRKLAAAAMELFATKGYEATTVDEIAAAAGVARRTFFRHFRSKEEAIFPDHDDTLVRAAGVLDAAPAHENPLDTVCRGIKEVMRMYAASPAVSVARYRLTREVPTLREREIASVARYERLFTRYLLGHFEEGTHHDDDPLLAEVAASAVVTAHNHVLRRWLRSGGEGDVEAQLDHAFAIVRETFGKGIGAGRAPLPEGPVVTAHPEGEVMVAVARTDAPLGDVMAAIEKVLKSR; encoded by the coding sequence ATGTCCCAGCCCGCCAAGTCCGTCCGCTCCCCGCGCGGGACCGCCACCAGCGGCTCCGAGGAGCCCGGGCCGCCCGGCCCGCGCCCGTCGCCGTCCTCCCCCGCCCCGGAGGCCGCCGGCTCCCGGCGCGCCGCCGCCCAGCGCCTCACCATGCGCCGCAAACTCGCCGCCGCCGCCATGGAGTTGTTCGCCACCAAGGGCTACGAGGCCACCACCGTCGACGAGATCGCGGCGGCGGCCGGGGTCGCCCGCCGCACGTTCTTCCGCCACTTCCGCTCCAAGGAAGAGGCGATCTTCCCGGACCACGACGACACCCTCGTCCGCGCGGCCGGGGTCCTGGACGCTGCCCCCGCGCACGAGAACCCGCTCGACACGGTGTGCCGGGGCATCAAGGAGGTCATGCGCATGTACGCGGCCTCCCCGGCCGTCTCGGTCGCGCGCTACCGCCTCACCCGCGAGGTCCCCACCCTCCGCGAGCGCGAGATCGCCTCCGTCGCCCGCTACGAACGCCTCTTCACCCGTTACCTCCTGGGCCACTTCGAGGAGGGCACGCACCACGACGACGACCCGCTGCTCGCCGAGGTCGCCGCCTCCGCCGTCGTCACCGCCCACAACCACGTCCTCCGCCGCTGGCTCCGCAGCGGCGGCGAGGGCGACGTCGAGGCCCAGCTGGACCACGCGTTCGCGATCGTCCGCGAGACCTTCGGCAAGGGCATCGGCGCGGGCCGCGCCCCGCTGCCGGAGGGGCCTGTGGTCACGGCGCACCCCGAGGGCGAGGTCATGGTGGCGGTGGCGCGGACGGACGCGCCGCTGGGGGATGTGATGGCGGCGATCGAGAAGGTGCTCAAGTCCCGTTGA